In the Ursus arctos isolate Adak ecotype North America unplaced genomic scaffold, UrsArc2.0 scaffold_19, whole genome shotgun sequence genome, one interval contains:
- the HERPUD1 gene encoding homocysteine-responsive endoplasmic reticulum-resident ubiquitin-like domain member 1 protein isoform X1: MEVEPEPEPEPVTLLVKSPNQRHRDLELSGDRSWSVGLLKAHLSRVYPERPRPEDQRLIYSGKLLLDHQCLKELLPKQEKRHVLHLVCNVKGPSKMSETSTKVAESVEQPAGLHQGQYPGDSSGDSLRQREVLRNLSPSGWETISRPEAAQPAFQGLGPGFSGYTTYGWLQLSWFQQIYARQYYMQYLAATAASGAFVPSPSAQEIPVVSAPAPAPIHNQFPAENQPANQNAAPPVVVNPGANQNLRMNAQGGPIVEEDDEINRDWLDWTYSAATFSVFLSILYFYSSLSRFLMVMGATVVMYLHHVGWFPFRQRPVQNFANNGPPHEAVNQDPNNNLQEGPDPEIEDPNRLPPDRDVLDDEQTSPSFMSTAWLVFKTFFASLLPEGPPAIAN, encoded by the exons ATGGAGGTCGAGCCCGAACCCGAGCCTGAGCCCGTCACGCTCCTGGTGAAGAGCCCCAACCAGCGCCACCGCGACTTGGAGCTGAGCGGCGACCGCAGCTGGAGCGTGGGCCTCCTCAAGGCCCATCTGAGCCGCGTCTACCCCGAGCGCCCG CGTCCAGAGGACCAGAGGTTAATTTATTCTGGGAAGCTGTTGTTGGATCATCAGTGTCTCAAGGAATTGCTTCCAAAG CAGGAAAAACGGCATGTTTTGCATCTGGTGTGCAATGTGAAGGGTCCTTCAAAAATGTCAGAAACCAGCACAAAG GTTGCTGAATCCGTGGAGCAGCCTGCTGGTCTCCATCAGGGACAGTATCCTGGGGATTCCTCAGGTGATAGTTTAAGGCAAAGGGAGGTTCTTCGGAACCTTTCTCCCTCTGGGTGGGAGACTATCTCAAG GCCTGAAGCTGCCCAGCCAGCGTTCCAAGGCCTGGGGCCTGGTTTCTCGGGCTACACGACCTATGGGTGGCTGCAGCTGTCCTGGTTCCAGCAGATCTACGCACGCCAGTACTACATGCAATA tttagcgGCCACTGCTGCATCGGGGGCTTTTGTCCCCTCACCAAGTGCACAAGAGATACCTGTGGTCTCTGCACCTGCTCCAGCCCCTATTCACAACCAGTTTCCAGCAGAGAACCAGCCAGCCAATCAGAACGCTGCTCCTCCAGTGGTGGTTAATCCCGGGGCCAATCAGAATTTGCGGATGAATGCACAAGGTGGCCCTATTGTGGAAGAAGATGATGAAATAAATCGAGATTGGTTGGATTGGACCTATTCAGCAGCCACATTTTCCGTTTTTCTCAGTATCCTCTACTTctactcctccctgagcaggttCCTCATGGTCATGGGGGCCACCGTCGTTATGTACCT GCATCACGTTGGGTGGTTTCCATTTAGACAGAGACCAGTTCAGAACTTTGCGAACAATGGTCCTCCTCATGAAGCTGTAAATCAGGACCCCAACAATAACTTACAG GAAGGCCCTGATCCTGAAATCGAAGACCCCAACCGCCTCCCTCCAGACAGGGATGTACTGGACGACGAGCAGACCAGCCCTTCGTTTATGAGCACAGCCTGGCTCGTCTTCAAGACTTTCTTCGCTTCTCTTCTCCCAGAAGGCCCCCCAGCCATAGCAAACTGA
- the HERPUD1 gene encoding homocysteine-responsive endoplasmic reticulum-resident ubiquitin-like domain member 1 protein isoform X3 yields the protein MEVEPEPEPEPVTLLVKSPNQRHRDLELSGDRSWSVGLLKAHLSRVYPERPRPEDQRLIYSGKLLLDHQCLKELLPKQEKRHVLHLVCNVKGPSKMSETSTKVAESVEQPAGLHQGQYPGDSSGDSLRQREVLRNLSPSGWETISRPEAAQPAFQGLGPGFSGYTTYGWLQLSWFQQIYARQYYMQYLAATAASGAFVPSPSAQEIPVVSAPAPAPIHNQFPAENQPANQNAAPPVVVNPGANQNLRMNAQGITLGGFHLDRDQFRTLRTMVLLMKL from the exons ATGGAGGTCGAGCCCGAACCCGAGCCTGAGCCCGTCACGCTCCTGGTGAAGAGCCCCAACCAGCGCCACCGCGACTTGGAGCTGAGCGGCGACCGCAGCTGGAGCGTGGGCCTCCTCAAGGCCCATCTGAGCCGCGTCTACCCCGAGCGCCCG CGTCCAGAGGACCAGAGGTTAATTTATTCTGGGAAGCTGTTGTTGGATCATCAGTGTCTCAAGGAATTGCTTCCAAAG CAGGAAAAACGGCATGTTTTGCATCTGGTGTGCAATGTGAAGGGTCCTTCAAAAATGTCAGAAACCAGCACAAAG GTTGCTGAATCCGTGGAGCAGCCTGCTGGTCTCCATCAGGGACAGTATCCTGGGGATTCCTCAGGTGATAGTTTAAGGCAAAGGGAGGTTCTTCGGAACCTTTCTCCCTCTGGGTGGGAGACTATCTCAAG GCCTGAAGCTGCCCAGCCAGCGTTCCAAGGCCTGGGGCCTGGTTTCTCGGGCTACACGACCTATGGGTGGCTGCAGCTGTCCTGGTTCCAGCAGATCTACGCACGCCAGTACTACATGCAATA tttagcgGCCACTGCTGCATCGGGGGCTTTTGTCCCCTCACCAAGTGCACAAGAGATACCTGTGGTCTCTGCACCTGCTCCAGCCCCTATTCACAACCAGTTTCCAGCAGAGAACCAGCCAGCCAATCAGAACGCTGCTCCTCCAGTGGTGGTTAATCCCGGGGCCAATCAGAATTTGCGGATGAATGCACAAG GCATCACGTTGGGTGGTTTCCATTTAGACAGAGACCAGTTCAGAACTTTGCGAACAATGGTCCTCCTCATGAAGCTGTAA
- the HERPUD1 gene encoding homocysteine-responsive endoplasmic reticulum-resident ubiquitin-like domain member 1 protein isoform X2 produces MEVEPEPEPEPVTLLVKSPNQRHRDLELSGDRSWSVGLLKAHLSRVYPERPRPEDQRLIYSGKLLLDHQCLKELLPKEKRHVLHLVCNVKGPSKMSETSTKVAESVEQPAGLHQGQYPGDSSGDSLRQREVLRNLSPSGWETISRPEAAQPAFQGLGPGFSGYTTYGWLQLSWFQQIYARQYYMQYLAATAASGAFVPSPSAQEIPVVSAPAPAPIHNQFPAENQPANQNAAPPVVVNPGANQNLRMNAQGGPIVEEDDEINRDWLDWTYSAATFSVFLSILYFYSSLSRFLMVMGATVVMYLHHVGWFPFRQRPVQNFANNGPPHEAVNQDPNNNLQEGPDPEIEDPNRLPPDRDVLDDEQTSPSFMSTAWLVFKTFFASLLPEGPPAIAN; encoded by the exons ATGGAGGTCGAGCCCGAACCCGAGCCTGAGCCCGTCACGCTCCTGGTGAAGAGCCCCAACCAGCGCCACCGCGACTTGGAGCTGAGCGGCGACCGCAGCTGGAGCGTGGGCCTCCTCAAGGCCCATCTGAGCCGCGTCTACCCCGAGCGCCCG CGTCCAGAGGACCAGAGGTTAATTTATTCTGGGAAGCTGTTGTTGGATCATCAGTGTCTCAAGGAATTGCTTCCAAAG GAAAAACGGCATGTTTTGCATCTGGTGTGCAATGTGAAGGGTCCTTCAAAAATGTCAGAAACCAGCACAAAG GTTGCTGAATCCGTGGAGCAGCCTGCTGGTCTCCATCAGGGACAGTATCCTGGGGATTCCTCAGGTGATAGTTTAAGGCAAAGGGAGGTTCTTCGGAACCTTTCTCCCTCTGGGTGGGAGACTATCTCAAG GCCTGAAGCTGCCCAGCCAGCGTTCCAAGGCCTGGGGCCTGGTTTCTCGGGCTACACGACCTATGGGTGGCTGCAGCTGTCCTGGTTCCAGCAGATCTACGCACGCCAGTACTACATGCAATA tttagcgGCCACTGCTGCATCGGGGGCTTTTGTCCCCTCACCAAGTGCACAAGAGATACCTGTGGTCTCTGCACCTGCTCCAGCCCCTATTCACAACCAGTTTCCAGCAGAGAACCAGCCAGCCAATCAGAACGCTGCTCCTCCAGTGGTGGTTAATCCCGGGGCCAATCAGAATTTGCGGATGAATGCACAAGGTGGCCCTATTGTGGAAGAAGATGATGAAATAAATCGAGATTGGTTGGATTGGACCTATTCAGCAGCCACATTTTCCGTTTTTCTCAGTATCCTCTACTTctactcctccctgagcaggttCCTCATGGTCATGGGGGCCACCGTCGTTATGTACCT GCATCACGTTGGGTGGTTTCCATTTAGACAGAGACCAGTTCAGAACTTTGCGAACAATGGTCCTCCTCATGAAGCTGTAAATCAGGACCCCAACAATAACTTACAG GAAGGCCCTGATCCTGAAATCGAAGACCCCAACCGCCTCCCTCCAGACAGGGATGTACTGGACGACGAGCAGACCAGCCCTTCGTTTATGAGCACAGCCTGGCTCGTCTTCAAGACTTTCTTCGCTTCTCTTCTCCCAGAAGGCCCCCCAGCCATAGCAAACTGA